In the genome of Primulina eburnea isolate SZY01 chromosome 13, ASM2296580v1, whole genome shotgun sequence, the window ATTTACAGGATAGCCTGAGATATAGAGATACATAATCTTATTTTTGTGCACATGGGTTGCACATGCCTCTATTTTGAGTTTTTCCTCGTACaaaaataattaactcaaatcattAGTACCATAAATAAACTCAAACCTACCTTAAAAATTGACGTGATCAATTTGTACTAAAAAGTTCCTCTTTAATCCAAAACTGGAAGGGCGGATGATGCGACAAAGTTGCAGGCTAAAATCGGTGGCATATCATAGGGTTCGTTCGATCCTGGATGTGGGCATATAAATGGTTGGGATTCCACTTcataggaaaaaaaaattttaaaaaaaaaaaattgggccagaaaaaattcCGGCCTTTGGATGTACTCCTGCAGGCAGTGCAAATGGAATAATCCATATCATAGCGCTGTTTTTTGATGGAATATCGCCAAGTTCTTAGTCGTCTTGGTTGTGAACGGCCGTTACGTTGCGGAatgtttttagaattttttCGCAAATGTTTCACATTTTTTATATACTTTTccgaaatttttatttattctaaatttttttatttatcaaaaaaatccgcgatatacatatatatatagaattaaaAAACAGCAGCCTCTACGACCTTTTCCACAAACCATGATATGACCAGAACTTGGAGATATCGTAACATGTCGTCGATTTCGCAGTATTCAACTACAATCCAAGCTTCCACAATCTTGTGAAAGTGAACGGGGCTGGATACAACGAGTGCACGACTCCTTCTGGGTCCAAATTTTATCGGTCGGGGAAAGATCAGATCAAGCTCGCGAAGGGACAAAATTATTTCATTTGCAGTATTCCAGGGCATTGCCTAGCTGAGATGAAGATTTCCGTGAATGCTGAGTAAAATGGCACATTTGTGCTAGTACTTGTGATCTTGCAAATCTATAAAACTAAGCTGCTTATATTATGGATCACTATATTAATGAAGTAATATGCATTTAAAGCTATAAATAGAAACGTTTGAGATCCCGCTCGGTCGGAATTGTTTTCAAATGAACTTTAGCATATTCTATAGGATTTCATTTGAAGAAGGGATGAGAAACAAGGATGCTCGATCTCGAAATTTTCTCCTACCCTTGTAAAATTTCATCGGGCTTCGTGTAATTGTTtcctatttaattttattttactatGTTTTTATCGTGGAAATAAAACTAGTAGTGTGGGGATGAGTATTTTGAggaaaaaaatgatttattttagAAATCGGAGTGAGTTATCATAGGACCTCTTATTtactaatataaataatataatgataTAAATATCATAGAAATTGCTCTTTTCTTTTAGAATTAATCATTTGTTACTTGGATTTTAAataaatgtctttaatttttgagtgagtcttatgtgagaccgtctcacggatcataatctgtgagacgggtcaacactacccatatttacaataaaaaataatactcttagtataaaaagtaatattttttaatgggtgacccaaataagatatccgtctcacaaatacgactcgtgagaccgtctcacgcaagtttttgccttagCCACATTTGTTTCAATATATATTATTGAAACTCCTATCTATTCATCtcaataagattttttttttaaaaaaaggaagGAAAAACATAAGATTTTGTTTGGATGGATTGATTTAATATAAAATCAGGGATTTAATCTGAtaatgaatttaatatttagatTTTTAAACGATACCTATCTtggatgaatttcaaataaataaatttatatagtTGTAAATAGTAAGTTTGAAATCTGCATGATAcaaattaatcaaaataaaattaatttaattttaaatcatttCAAATACCTCAATTTAACATGCAGTACAAGAAGATCCAATAACCTCGTGTGGAAAGGATACCTTCCTTTTTTTACAATATTCTCAAATTTAATACAATGTAtagaaacaaataaaaaatccaAATATAAAGCCcctacacaatttttttttaaaaaatgtttcaATATTTAACCCTTTTCAAGTGTAAATGGATACTTGATCTACATCCCTAATTTAAGTTTACATTCAGTTTCTATCGGACAAATTATGTGTTTGAtccaaaaaaaaatgtttatgcatttCTTGGATCCGTGTGTTTTTTTTCCTCATATGAAaatgatataaaatattaaaaatatgatactaatatatgatatttaagAAATACCTATTTCAAATACGATATTAATAAATGATTAACAAGTACTGAAACATGTACAACAAGTTTTGGAATTAATGATATATTTGTcttttttatatgaaaattgatacaaaacattaaaaatatgataacaatatatgatatttgagtaacaattgtttcaaatctgatactattatattatttttgagtACTTAAACATATATAACAAATGCTGATATTAATAAAGTTGTTCCAATTTTATACtcaaaattttatgttttatatcgGATATAAAACAATTGAtattcaaatattatatattaataccatatttttaatgttttgtaTCGATTTTCGTCTATGAAAAAAAACATGTGAGTCTAAGGagtgcaaaaatattttttgtagaTCAAAGAGTGCAAACacattttttttctcaaaaagaCGGAATACAAaattaagtttgattttgatgatttaaAACAAATTCACCCTTCTTTCGTGGTTAATTAAATAACCATGAATTTGTTTACATTTACACTCAAGAACAATAATGTAAACGAATCGAGCCGGTTTATAAACTTTTTGAGTcagttaaaaaaatatttgattcgtGTTCAAAATTGTCGATTTCGAGTTGAACTCAAACATGTTCAAACGTTTTTAGCCGAAATCGGGTACAAACTATAATTCGTTTGATAGTTCACGATCCGCTTGTaaactttaattttttaaaatataataaataaatatatttcgaTATTTATTTTCGAGTAACTCGCGAACATGTTCGAGTAATTTCAAGCCGAATTCGAACTCAAGTCTTTATTTGAGcaaaaattataaaagaatTCCGGTTTTTGAATCGATCTCGAATAAATTTGACGGGTAGCACCGAAATTCGCAATTCACTGTTCCGTCAAATGCAAACTCGTTCGCTTCTGGCAAAGACAAATTGTGCTGGTGGAATCAAGCTTTGCTTAATTGATGAATAATGCAATCGTATAGATTATAGATTACTTTTATAAAGGGATACATTAATTTATGTTGCTATAGGTATAGTTTTTACGAAAATATATTTCGGGTGTGTTTTCTTTCTCGAGTTTATGTCCATGACTTTCGACGATCTATGTTTTCACTTAAACAAAAATAAACCAAAATTTAATATGGGTAAGACTTTGACAAATCAATGATGAAAAAATATGGGATtcatatgatattattaaaatttttatcatagttttgtggattttattatatataatggaAATGACTTtaacattaaattataaaaattagtgaaagaatatttttttaaataaaaaatagtacAGACTACAAAATACCATGTTCTTCCTTGATTCCTCGTCCGTAGCTCCTCATAGTCTGTGAAGACTGCAAAGCTATCATTTCTGTTTCCCACATCGATTCTTGAGAAAAGTAAGGCTGGCGCGAGTTGTATAAAAAGGCTGTTCCAACACAGAATAAAGCATACCTTTCTCGGCCTTTTGGCTAAGATCAAGTGTAGTATCTGTTCTTATCAGTTTAATATCTGATACGTGGGCCAATGGCTCACAcgatattaaatttatttttttagggGGAAGGTCCATCAAGGTAGCTTGCTGCCTGGGCCTTCGCGCGTCGCCCTTGCGTTGCACTATTGCATGGGCCTGGCGCACCCCACCAATTCTAGTCCACATTGTGCTCCATTGAGTTTTAGTTTAGAAAGTGAAAATTTTTGTGGCTTATTTAGACGGAACGTTTTAATAAGTTAATAACCCAATACTCATCATACCTCGACTTCTGGCGCGAGTCCATagcaaataaaatatgattttatttttcagCTAAATATATCTTAAGTTTCGATTTGTTTTTTtcaggaaaaaaaataatattgctgCATTTAGAGAGTTCGATTAATTTGGAAGTAAGGATGGGTAAACAATGCTCTGAGTTTTTAGAAAAGTATCTCAACAACACTCTTTTACAAAAGacgtttaaataattaattaaaattattgataaataaatatatctaattattatataaagttttttatattatttgagaTCATAttctaataaataataataatcctactatcaaattaaattatttaacatCATACACAAGTGAactttttattaataaaaagaacaataaataataataatcctactatcaaattaaattatttaacatCATACACAAGTGAactttttattaataaaaagaacaggaaaatacattaaattttaattatttttttaacaattttaaaaatatttatacaaaagttataattaaaaaatcataatatgatataagaacatttaatatattttaaaatatttttactaaaagttataattatataataataatagtaattaaTATAACAAAAATGCAAGATgacatttttaaataaaaagttgaaaaacgtatattatttaatattttcaagaCTTTGAAGAATtgattatataaaaataatataaattcaaaatcgtaactgaaattaaatgaattgatatgatattgttatttagaataatttttttttttaaaatacacttCATATTTTTTCTTTACTCAAAATGCatcaaattatttataaaatatcgataaaaacataaaatatttttatacaatttttttatatattaaaataagaaATACTAAACATAATTCGCAAGAACTCTTATTAGACCATGAATCAaattgtgagacatatcttctgtccaattcattaaaaaatattatttgaagataattttttttcttttcaaataatatttttatttacaatatttatttatttaattaaatttattaaaaaattgtaaATACTTATATAATTCGTAATTAT includes:
- the LOC140809704 gene encoding basic blue protein-like, whose protein sequence is MAVGRGSAVILGVAAMVLMVVVSHGGVAEAATYTVGDDGGWSFFVSGWPQGKRFVAGDVLVFNYNPSFHNLVKVNGAGYNECTTPSGSKFYRSGKDQIKLAKGQNYFICSIPGHCLAEMKISVNAE